The Thermosinus carboxydivorans Nor1 genome includes a window with the following:
- a CDS encoding inorganic phosphate transporter: protein MLDVLMITVVILALAFDYINGFHDTANAIATSVSTRALTPRAAVWLAAFLNFLGAMYSTGVAKTIGGDIVKSAQMVNEPIIIAALVGAIFWNLLTWWLGIPSSSSHALIGGVMGAVLMARGVDALKVQGIIKIVASLVFSPIVAMLTGLVIMIGLLWIFGRMAPSRINAGFKRMQILSATLMSFSHGSNDAQKAMGIITLSLVSAGYLPTLEVPTWVKLAAATAMGLGTAAGGWRIIRTMGGKIFKLEPISGFAADLNSAAVIFGATLLHLPVSTTHVVSGSIMGVGAAKRISAVRWGVAQQMVMAWVLTIPLSALVSALTYKIIAVLFL, encoded by the coding sequence ATGCTTGATGTTTTGATGATTACTGTCGTTATTCTTGCCCTTGCGTTTGACTACATAAACGGTTTTCACGACACGGCAAACGCCATTGCCACTTCGGTATCTACCCGGGCGTTAACGCCCCGGGCTGCTGTCTGGCTGGCCGCTTTCCTCAACTTTCTCGGTGCCATGTATAGTACAGGGGTAGCCAAAACGATTGGTGGCGATATTGTCAAGTCAGCCCAGATGGTTAATGAACCGATTATCATTGCCGCCCTGGTTGGGGCCATATTCTGGAATTTGTTGACGTGGTGGCTGGGGATACCTAGCAGTTCGTCCCATGCGCTGATAGGCGGCGTCATGGGCGCGGTGCTGATGGCGCGCGGGGTTGATGCCCTAAAAGTCCAGGGGATTATAAAAATTGTCGCCTCGCTGGTCTTTTCGCCGATCGTTGCCATGCTAACCGGTTTGGTCATTATGATCGGCCTACTGTGGATTTTCGGCCGCATGGCGCCGTCGCGCATAAATGCCGGTTTTAAACGGATGCAGATTTTGTCTGCGACGTTGATGTCTTTCTCGCACGGTTCAAATGATGCGCAAAAAGCGATGGGCATTATCACGCTCAGTCTTGTCAGTGCCGGTTATCTTCCCACGTTAGAAGTCCCGACATGGGTTAAACTTGCTGCCGCAACGGCCATGGGTCTAGGGACGGCAGCAGGCGGCTGGCGTATTATCCGCACAATGGGCGGCAAAATCTTCAAGCTTGAACCGATCAGCGGCTTTGCCGCCGATTTGAATTCAGCAGCCGTCATCTTCGGGGCAACGCTACTGCATCTTCCGGTCAGTACTACCCATGTCGTGTCCGGCTCCATCATGGGGGTGGGCGCGGCTAAGCGGATTAGTGCCGTACGGTGGGGGGTAGCGCAACAGATGGTCATGGCCTGGGTGCTAACTATTCCACTGTCAGCTTTGGTCAGTGCTTTAACTTACAAAATCATCGCCGTATTGTTTCTTTAA